In a genomic window of Gloeocapsopsis dulcis:
- the nadC gene encoding carboxylating nicotinate-nucleotide diphosphorylase: MKNFAVLPPLLVLDPMLRAWLIEDVGRGDRTTQGLLSVESSWVTAQWVAKAPGVIAGLPIAARVFQLLSEKTSVITTINEGQCCQPGQVVAKIEGPLETMLTGERVALNLAMRLSGIATLTRKYVEKLAELPTQLVDTRKTTPGLRLLEKYATQVGGAKNHRMGLDDAVMIKDNHIAAAGGIGKAITRIRAQIPYPLTVEVETETIEQVQEALQHQADIIMLDNMSVELMQQAVKLIRRYNNRIKIEASGNITLETIYQVAATGVDYISTSAPVTQSMWLDLSMKIKG, translated from the coding sequence ATGAAAAATTTTGCTGTCCTACCACCTCTGTTAGTTCTTGATCCAATGCTTCGTGCTTGGTTAATTGAGGATGTTGGGCGAGGCGATCGCACAACTCAAGGTTTATTGTCAGTAGAAAGTTCTTGGGTAACAGCACAATGGGTAGCAAAAGCCCCTGGAGTCATTGCAGGATTGCCGATCGCAGCAAGAGTGTTTCAGCTTTTGTCTGAGAAAACTAGTGTCATAACTACTATTAATGAAGGGCAGTGTTGTCAGCCAGGACAAGTGGTAGCAAAAATAGAGGGTCCGCTAGAGACAATGCTTACAGGGGAACGAGTAGCTTTGAATCTAGCGATGCGTTTAAGTGGGATTGCGACTTTGACGCGAAAGTATGTAGAAAAACTTGCTGAACTTCCTACCCAGTTGGTTGATACCCGCAAAACGACACCAGGATTGAGATTACTTGAAAAGTATGCAACTCAAGTGGGTGGTGCGAAAAACCACCGTATGGGTTTAGATGACGCAGTGATGATTAAAGATAATCATATTGCTGCTGCTGGAGGAATCGGAAAAGCGATTACCCGCATTCGCGCTCAAATTCCTTATCCTTTAACCGTAGAAGTTGAGACAGAAACCATTGAACAAGTACAAGAAGCTTTACAGCATCAAGCAGACATTATTATGTTGGACAATATGTCTGTAGAATTGATGCAACAAGCAGTTAAGCTGATTCGTCGGTATAATAATCGAATCAAAATAGAAGCTTCAGGCAATATAACACTAGAGACGATTTATCAAGTAGCAGCTACTGGAGTTGATTACATTTCCACGAGTGCTCCAGTAACTCAGTCCATGTGGCTTGATTTAAGTATGAAAATTAAAGGTTAG
- the argS gene encoding arginine--tRNA ligase, giving the protein MSATLDQLKHRFTQALVAAFGNDYAEVDPILVSASNPKFGDYQSNIALSLSKQLKQPARAIAEQIADKLNVADICEPPSVAGPGFINLLLKTEYLETQLRSIQTDPRLGVALAKTPKRVVVDFSSPNIAKEMHVGHLRSTIIGDCIARILEFRGYDVLRLNHVGDWGTQFGMLIAYLREAYPDALTTANALELGDLVTFYRKAKQRFDEDETFRETARQEVVKLQAGVEDTQKAWQLLCEQSRHEFQVIYDLLDIHLVERGESFYNPLLPAVVEDLDRQGLLVEDAGAKCVFLEGFTNKEGEPLPLIVQKSDGGYNYATTDLAALRYRIKQDQAERLIYVTDAGQANHFAQVFQVARRAGWIPEDVEIVHVPFGLVLGEDGKKLKTRSGETVRLRDLLDEAIARLRADLESRLQAEDRSETEEFKAKVAQTVGISAVKYADLSQNRTSNYIFSYDKMLALQGNTAPYMLYAYVRIQGISRKGQINFEQLGSAAQFFLHQPAEFTLAKHLLQLNEILSDVEQDLMPNRLCQYLFELSQKFNQFYDQCPVLQAEEPTRTSRLLMCNLTARTLQLGLSLLGIPVIERM; this is encoded by the coding sequence ATGAGTGCGACGCTGGATCAACTAAAACATCGATTTACACAAGCCTTAGTTGCTGCTTTTGGCAATGATTATGCTGAAGTAGACCCCATCCTTGTATCTGCGAGTAATCCCAAGTTTGGTGATTATCAATCTAATATTGCTCTTTCTTTAAGTAAGCAGTTAAAACAGCCAGCACGAGCGATCGCCGAACAAATTGCAGACAAGTTGAATGTAGCTGACATTTGTGAACCACCAAGTGTTGCAGGTCCTGGGTTTATCAATTTGTTGTTAAAGACTGAATATCTAGAAACACAATTGCGTTCGATTCAGACAGATCCCAGATTAGGCGTTGCATTGGCAAAAACTCCCAAAAGGGTAGTTGTTGATTTCTCTAGTCCGAATATTGCGAAGGAAATGCATGTAGGACACTTGCGTTCTACGATTATTGGGGATTGCATTGCACGGATTCTAGAATTTCGCGGATATGATGTTTTACGGCTCAATCATGTCGGAGATTGGGGTACGCAGTTCGGAATGTTAATTGCTTACTTGCGTGAAGCTTACCCTGATGCATTGACTACGGCTAATGCACTAGAACTCGGAGATTTAGTAACTTTTTACCGTAAAGCTAAGCAACGGTTTGATGAAGATGAGACATTTAGAGAGACAGCACGACAAGAAGTTGTAAAACTGCAAGCGGGAGTAGAAGATACTCAAAAGGCTTGGCAACTGCTATGCGAACAGTCACGACATGAATTTCAAGTCATCTATGATTTACTCGACATTCATTTAGTAGAGCGCGGAGAATCTTTTTATAATCCATTGCTTCCAGCAGTTGTAGAAGACTTAGACCGTCAAGGTTTGCTTGTAGAGGATGCAGGTGCAAAATGTGTTTTTCTGGAAGGCTTTACTAACAAAGAAGGAGAACCACTGCCGCTGATTGTGCAAAAATCTGATGGTGGCTACAACTATGCTACGACGGATCTAGCTGCACTACGTTACCGAATCAAACAAGATCAGGCAGAGCGATTAATTTATGTAACAGATGCGGGACAAGCTAATCACTTTGCACAAGTATTTCAAGTAGCAAGACGGGCAGGTTGGATTCCAGAAGATGTAGAAATTGTTCATGTTCCTTTTGGTTTAGTTTTAGGGGAAGATGGCAAGAAACTCAAAACGCGCTCTGGAGAGACTGTTCGATTGCGAGATTTACTCGATGAAGCAATCGCGCGATTGCGTGCTGATCTAGAATCTCGGTTACAAGCAGAAGATCGGAGCGAAACAGAAGAATTCAAAGCTAAAGTGGCTCAAACCGTTGGTATTAGTGCGGTTAAATATGCCGATTTGAGTCAAAACCGGACAAGCAATTATATCTTCAGCTATGATAAAATGCTTGCTTTGCAAGGTAACACTGCACCTTATATGCTGTATGCCTATGTGCGAATTCAAGGAATTAGTCGTAAGGGACAAATAAACTTTGAACAACTAGGTTCAGCAGCACAATTTTTCTTACACCAACCAGCAGAATTCACGTTGGCAAAACACTTACTGCAACTTAATGAGATTCTTAGTGATGTTGAGCAAGATTTAATGCCAAATCGTTTGTGTCAGTATTTGTTTGAACTAAGTCAGAAATTCAATCAGTTTTACGATCAGTGTCCAGTTTTACAAGCAGAGGAACCGACACGGACATCTCGGCTACTAATGTGCAATCTAACCGCGAGAACGCTGCAACTTGGTTTATCCTTACTTGGTATACCTGTTATTGAAAGAATGTAG
- a CDS encoding cysteine desulfurase family protein, whose amino-acid sequence MQIYLDYSATTPPRPEAIAAMQEVFTQHWGNPSSLHEWGGRAATVVEQARMQVASLINASTESIVFTSGGTEADNLAIMGIARQYSQPQHIIISQVEHPAIAEPVKLLEQWGWQVTRLPVDAQGRVNPLELKAALRSNTVLVSIIYGQSEVGTLQPIEILCKITRLHGALFHTDAVQVAGRLPINVQQLPIDLLSISSHKIYGPQGAGALYVRPGIELVALLGGGGQESRRRSGTEAVPMIAGFGVAAELAAQEMTGETPRLIQLRDRLFDLLSDTPYLIPTGDRTSRLPHHMSFCLTHIDKSITGKTIVRQLNLAGIAISSGSACHSGKLSPSPTLSAMGYTPQQALGALRLTLGRDTTAADVDWTAMVLKQVLHRLIPELTCASF is encoded by the coding sequence ATGCAAATTTATCTGGATTACAGTGCCACAACACCTCCACGCCCCGAAGCGATCGCCGCCATGCAGGAAGTTTTTACACAACATTGGGGTAATCCCTCTAGCTTGCATGAGTGGGGTGGGCGTGCAGCAACGGTAGTGGAACAAGCCCGAATGCAGGTTGCTAGCCTAATTAATGCATCCACCGAGTCAATTGTTTTTACTTCTGGCGGTACTGAAGCAGATAACTTAGCAATTATGGGAATTGCGCGTCAGTACTCGCAACCACAACACATTATTATTTCTCAAGTAGAACATCCTGCAATCGCTGAACCAGTTAAACTACTAGAACAATGGGGTTGGCAAGTAACTCGCTTACCAGTAGACGCGCAAGGAAGAGTGAACCCACTAGAATTAAAAGCTGCATTACGCAGCAATACAGTATTAGTCTCGATTATCTATGGGCAAAGCGAAGTAGGAACATTACAACCAATTGAGATTTTATGTAAAATTACGCGTTTGCATGGTGCTTTATTTCACACCGATGCAGTGCAAGTTGCTGGAAGATTACCAATTAATGTCCAGCAACTTCCTATTGACTTACTTTCGATTTCTAGTCACAAAATTTATGGTCCTCAAGGTGCGGGTGCGCTTTACGTACGTCCTGGAATTGAATTAGTAGCATTACTTGGTGGTGGTGGGCAAGAATCACGCCGACGTTCTGGTACAGAAGCCGTACCGATGATTGCGGGATTTGGTGTAGCTGCTGAACTCGCTGCGCAAGAAATGACTGGAGAGACGCCACGTTTAATTCAACTGCGCGATCGCCTTTTTGATTTACTCAGCGACACACCTTACTTGATTCCCACAGGCGATCGCACTTCTCGCCTTCCACATCATATGAGTTTTTGCCTCACACATATCGATAAAAGTATTACTGGTAAAACAATTGTCCGCCAACTGAATTTGGCAGGAATTGCCATCAGTTCCGGTTCAGCTTGTCATAGCGGTAAGCTTTCTCCAAGTCCAACATTATCCGCGATGGGTTATACACCTCAGCAAGCGTTAGGTGCACTCCGCCTAACTCTAGGAAGAGACACTACAGCAGCAGATGTCGATTGGACGGCGATGGTACTTAAGCAAGTTTTACATCGATTAATACCTGAGTTGACTTGTGCAAGTTTCTAA
- a CDS encoding DUF655 domain-containing protein encodes MRLLSITASRLLILLSLSLTSCQSVQLQQKPKLPQDPFVEAYFNHTETAEYQEPYRQQKRQGDDLEQKIVDAIASAQSTVDVAIQELRLPKIAQALVERQNAGVQVRVILENNYSRPWSSLTAAEVEKLPQRERDRYQEFRALVDRNQDGKMTPDEISQGDALVILNQARVLWIDDTADGSAGSGLMHHKFVIVDQRTVIVTSANFTTSDVHGDFGSPSSVGNANNLLKIDSPELAQIFTEEFSLMWGDGSGGQLDSKFGLKKPLRSPQYVQVGNSHISVQFSPTSPTVPWQYSTNGLIGQVLNTATSSVDLALFVFSEQRLANILETSHQRNVQIRALIDPSFAFRTYSEALDMMGVALSDNCKYEKNNHPWQKAIATVGTPQLPQGDSLHHKFGVVDKRIVITGSHNWSAAANAKNDETLLILQNSTVAAHYIQEFERLYTTAQLGVPASVQKKMKAQQQQCKQFQNSPRVDTSANADNVAVAKINLNTANLEEITALPGIGKKLAQRIITARQEKPFTSLTDLERVSGIGTNIVTKLSDRVTW; translated from the coding sequence GTGCGTCTACTATCTATTACTGCCAGCCGCCTATTAATTTTACTGTCACTGAGTTTAACTTCGTGTCAATCGGTACAGTTACAACAAAAACCAAAACTACCACAAGACCCTTTCGTTGAAGCATACTTTAATCATACAGAAACAGCAGAGTATCAAGAACCTTATCGCCAGCAAAAACGACAGGGTGATGATTTAGAGCAAAAAATTGTTGATGCGATCGCTTCCGCCCAATCTACTGTTGATGTTGCAATTCAAGAACTACGTCTACCTAAAATTGCGCAAGCCTTGGTAGAACGACAAAACGCTGGAGTACAAGTCAGAGTTATTTTGGAAAATAACTATAGCCGCCCGTGGAGTAGTCTTACTGCTGCAGAAGTCGAGAAATTACCACAGCGGGAACGCGATCGCTACCAAGAATTTCGGGCATTAGTAGATCGCAATCAAGATGGCAAAATGACTCCTGATGAAATTAGTCAAGGTGATGCTTTAGTCATACTCAATCAAGCGCGAGTTCTTTGGATTGATGATACTGCGGATGGTTCAGCAGGTAGTGGCTTGATGCATCACAAATTTGTCATTGTTGACCAACGGACTGTAATTGTAACATCAGCAAACTTTACCACAAGTGATGTTCATGGTGATTTTGGTTCTCCTAGTAGTGTTGGTAATGCGAATAATCTTTTGAAAATTGATAGTCCAGAATTAGCCCAGATATTTACTGAAGAATTTAGTCTAATGTGGGGTGATGGTTCTGGCGGTCAACTCGATAGCAAATTTGGTTTAAAAAAACCATTGCGATCGCCGCAGTATGTTCAAGTTGGCAATAGTCATATTTCAGTGCAATTTTCTCCAACTTCGCCTACTGTTCCCTGGCAATACAGCACTAATGGTTTAATTGGTCAAGTACTCAATACTGCTACAAGTTCTGTAGATTTAGCTTTGTTTGTTTTTTCAGAACAAAGGTTAGCGAATATTCTGGAGACTTCACATCAACGAAATGTCCAAATTCGAGCATTGATCGATCCAAGTTTTGCTTTCCGCACTTATAGTGAAGCGTTAGACATGATGGGAGTGGCACTGAGTGATAACTGTAAGTATGAAAAAAACAATCATCCTTGGCAAAAGGCGATCGCTACTGTTGGTACACCGCAACTACCACAAGGTGATTCCTTACACCATAAGTTTGGTGTCGTAGACAAACGAATTGTGATTACAGGTTCGCACAACTGGTCAGCCGCAGCAAATGCCAAAAATGATGAAACGTTATTAATCCTACAAAACTCGACGGTTGCAGCGCATTACATACAAGAATTTGAGCGACTCTATACAACTGCCCAACTAGGTGTCCCAGCCAGTGTTCAAAAGAAAATGAAGGCACAACAGCAACAGTGTAAGCAGTTTCAAAATTCTCCTAGGGTTGATACCAGTGCAAATGCAGATAATGTAGCTGTTGCTAAAATTAATCTCAACACTGCTAACTTAGAAGAAATAACTGCCTTACCTGGTATTGGTAAGAAACTAGCACAACGAATTATCACCGCACGTCAGGAAAAACCTTTCACCTCCCTGACAGATTTAGAACGCGTATCAGGAATTGGTACGAATATAGTGACTAAGTTAAGCGATCGCGTGACTTGGTAA
- a CDS encoding NAD(P)/FAD-dependent oxidoreductase, whose protein sequence is MTQQPARICILGGGFGGLYTALRLSELPWESQKPEIVLVDQSDRFLFSPLLYELLTGELQTWEIAPPFSEILASTGVRFYQGTVTGINIDEQRVHLQEGSEIPYDRLVLALGGETPLDIVPGATSYAFPFRTIDDAYHLEARLRLLEESPVDKIRVAIVGGGYSGVELACKLADRLQNRARIRLIEMTDQILRTSPEHNRVAASKALETQGVWIDLETRVQEIEPQAIALEYKNQVDTIPVDIVIWTVGTRVAPVVRSLPLKQQRGQLTITSTLQVVDHPEIFALGDLADCRDAEGQQVPSTAQAAFQQADYVGWNVWASLTERPLLPFRYQHLGEMMTLGTDNATFTGLGIKLDGPLAYVARRLAYLYRMPTLGHKLKVGINWITSPFTELVQ, encoded by the coding sequence ATGACCCAGCAACCTGCACGCATTTGTATTCTCGGTGGTGGTTTTGGTGGTCTTTATACTGCCCTAAGATTGTCAGAATTACCGTGGGAGTCACAAAAACCAGAAATTGTACTTGTCGATCAAAGCGATCGCTTTTTATTCTCACCATTGCTTTACGAACTCCTTACGGGTGAACTACAAACTTGGGAAATAGCACCACCATTCTCAGAAATCCTTGCTAGCACAGGTGTACGCTTTTATCAAGGAACCGTTACAGGAATTAATATTGACGAACAGCGAGTTCATTTGCAAGAAGGTTCAGAAATTCCCTACGATCGCTTAGTCCTTGCATTAGGTGGTGAAACTCCACTTGATATAGTTCCTGGAGCAACATCATATGCTTTCCCATTCCGCACGATTGATGATGCGTATCATTTAGAAGCGCGACTGCGACTGCTTGAAGAATCACCCGTCGATAAAATCCGCGTGGCGATTGTGGGAGGAGGTTACAGCGGTGTTGAGTTGGCGTGTAAATTGGCAGATCGCTTGCAGAATCGCGCCCGTATTCGCTTGATTGAAATGACGGATCAGATTTTGCGGACATCACCAGAACACAATCGTGTCGCCGCTAGTAAAGCTTTAGAGACGCAGGGTGTTTGGATTGATTTGGAAACAAGAGTGCAAGAAATTGAACCACAAGCGATCGCACTTGAATACAAAAATCAAGTTGATACAATTCCTGTAGACATCGTCATTTGGACAGTAGGAACGCGGGTTGCGCCTGTTGTGCGATCGCTTCCACTCAAGCAACAGCGCGGTCAATTAACAATAACATCTACTTTACAAGTTGTAGATCATCCTGAAATCTTTGCCTTGGGCGATCTAGCTGACTGCCGTGATGCGGAAGGGCAACAAGTACCCTCAACAGCTCAAGCTGCGTTTCAACAAGCGGACTATGTAGGCTGGAACGTTTGGGCTTCACTAACAGAACGTCCTTTACTTCCTTTTCGCTATCAACATTTAGGCGAAATGATGACGCTAGGAACAGACAACGCCACATTTACAGGTTTAGGAATCAAGCTCGATGGTCCGTTAGCTTATGTAGCACGACGCCTAGCATATCTTTATCGTATGCCTACATTAGGTCACAAACTCAAAGTAGGGATTAATTGGATAACTAGCCCGTTTACCGAATTAGTTCAATAG
- a CDS encoding HAD-IA family hydrolase, with protein sequence MQKPKIIFLDAVGTLFGVKGSVGQAYSEVAQKFGIYISAKTLNQAFLQSFQAAPPPVFPEMEPDEITACEFHWWKSVAQQTFQQVGVLNQFADFSAFFTELYRYFATAEPWYVYPDVAPALDRWQQMEIELGIVSNFDSRLYLVLAELDLEKFFTSITISTEAGAAKPDQEIFMTALAKHNCSPELAWHIGDSWNEDYHGATAAGIRAFIVDRNVVVPEKSRGQAVD encoded by the coding sequence ATGCAAAAACCAAAAATCATTTTTCTTGATGCAGTTGGTACGCTTTTCGGAGTTAAAGGTAGCGTCGGTCAAGCTTATAGTGAGGTAGCACAAAAATTTGGGATTTACATCTCAGCTAAAACATTAAATCAAGCATTTCTACAAAGTTTCCAAGCGGCTCCACCACCAGTCTTTCCAGAAATGGAACCGGATGAGATTACGGCGTGTGAGTTTCATTGGTGGAAATCAGTTGCACAGCAAACCTTCCAGCAGGTAGGCGTTCTCAATCAGTTTGCTGACTTTTCTGCTTTCTTTACAGAATTGTATCGGTATTTTGCAACTGCTGAACCTTGGTATGTGTATCCTGATGTTGCTCCTGCCTTGGACCGTTGGCAACAGATGGAAATTGAGCTGGGAATAGTATCAAATTTTGATTCTCGACTCTACTTAGTTCTAGCAGAGCTTGATCTAGAAAAGTTCTTTACTTCTATTACTATTTCTACTGAAGCAGGTGCAGCAAAGCCTGATCAGGAAATTTTTATGACAGCACTCGCGAAACATAACTGCAGTCCTGAGTTAGCTTGGCATATTGGTGACAGTTGGAACGAAGACTACCACGGAGCAACTGCAGCTGGAATTAGAGCATTTATTGTTGACCGTAACGTAGTCGTCCCTGAAAAATCCAGAGGTCAAGCGGTAGATTGA
- a CDS encoding IS5 family transposase encodes MRSSQPHSSSSETPLAPLLKTDHPLVKLASAIDWDYFEREFSSATTEAGGPALASRLMVGLHYLKAMYDESDESVVEKWTENPDWQYLCGEQFFQHKLPCHPSSLVKWRKRVGTNGVEKLLKQVLRTARQYQAFSKNELKCVTVDTTVQPKAVAFPTDAKLDDKARRALVRAAKSHAIKLRQTYVRLGKQALFKQSRYAAVRQGQRAHKQTKIRTFLGRVIRDIERQLTPIPQALQTLLERAKQIHRQQKQDTNKGYSIHAPEVECIAQAKAHRRYEFGCKVAVVTTTASNWIVGIEAHHGNPYDGTTLKPAVAQVQRLSGVQPQKVLVDQGFRGQDHHPNDVQVLICDKRKRTGSLKRLLRRRSAIEPVIGHSKSDHALGHNYLQAQRGNQINALLVGCGFNLRKLCHFLSSTPPNTAQSTA; translated from the coding sequence ATGAGGTCATCTCAGCCCCATTCCTCTTCCTCAGAAACACCCCTTGCCCCTTTGTTGAAAACTGACCATCCCCTAGTCAAACTGGCAAGCGCAATCGATTGGGATTACTTTGAGAGGGAGTTTAGCAGTGCCACAACTGAAGCAGGAGGTCCTGCCTTAGCTAGTCGATTGATGGTGGGATTGCACTACCTCAAAGCCATGTACGACGAGAGTGATGAATCAGTGGTGGAGAAGTGGACAGAAAATCCTGACTGGCAATACTTGTGTGGAGAACAATTCTTTCAACATAAACTCCCCTGTCATCCGAGCAGTTTGGTGAAATGGCGTAAACGAGTGGGAACTAATGGAGTCGAGAAACTCCTCAAGCAAGTATTGAGAACGGCAAGGCAATATCAAGCATTCAGCAAAAATGAACTGAAGTGTGTCACAGTCGATACCACTGTTCAACCAAAGGCAGTTGCCTTTCCCACCGATGCCAAGCTTGATGACAAAGCTCGACGTGCGCTAGTTCGAGCCGCTAAAAGCCATGCCATCAAACTGCGGCAGACTTACGTGCGTTTGGGCAAGCAAGCGCTATTCAAACAGAGCCGCTATGCTGCCGTTCGTCAAGGACAACGAGCACACAAGCAAACCAAAATCCGCACCTTTTTAGGACGAGTGATTCGTGATATTGAGCGCCAACTGACACCCATTCCACAAGCATTACAGACCCTGCTGGAGCGTGCCAAACAGATTCATCGACAGCAAAAACAAGACACCAACAAAGGCTACAGCATCCATGCACCGGAAGTGGAGTGTATCGCTCAAGCAAAGGCACACAGGCGCTACGAGTTTGGTTGTAAAGTAGCAGTCGTGACGACCACTGCTAGCAATTGGATTGTGGGCATTGAGGCGCATCATGGCAACCCTTATGATGGCACTACGCTCAAACCTGCTGTAGCTCAAGTACAACGCTTGAGTGGTGTTCAACCGCAAAAGGTTCTGGTAGACCAGGGGTTTCGAGGGCAAGACCATCATCCCAATGATGTGCAAGTCCTCATTTGTGACAAGCGTAAGCGCACAGGTTCGCTCAAGCGTCTGCTCAGGCGTCGCAGTGCTATTGAACCTGTCATTGGGCACAGCAAGTCTGACCATGCGCTTGGACATAACTACTTGCAAGCTCAAAGGGGCAACCAGATCAATGCTTTGCTAGTCGGTTGTGGCTTCAATCTGCGAAAACTCTGTCACTTCTTGTCTTCCACACCTCCCAATACTGCTCAATCTACCGCTTGA